A stretch of the Pseudomonas sp. ACM7 genome encodes the following:
- the cysD gene encoding sulfate adenylyltransferase subunit CysD → MVDKLTHLKQLEAESIHIIREVAAEFDNPVMLYSVGKDSAVMLHLARKAFFPGKLPFPVMHVDTRWKFKEMYTFRDRMVEELGLDLIVHVNPDGVAQGINPLTHGSAKHTDIMKTEGLKQALDKYGFDAAFGGARRDEEKSRAKERVYSFRDTKHRWDPKNQRPELWNVYNGKVNKGESIRVFPLSNWTELDIWQYIYLEGIPIVPLYFAAERDVIEMNGTWIMIDDERLLNHLSDEDKARIVKKKVRFRTLGDYPLTGAVESEATSLTDIIQEMLLTRTSERQGRVIDHDGAGSMEEKKRQGYF, encoded by the coding sequence ATGGTCGACAAACTGACGCATCTGAAACAGCTGGAGGCCGAAAGCATCCACATCATCCGCGAGGTCGCCGCCGAGTTCGATAACCCGGTGATGCTGTACTCCGTCGGTAAAGACTCCGCCGTGATGCTGCACCTTGCGCGCAAGGCATTCTTCCCCGGCAAACTGCCGTTCCCGGTGATGCACGTCGACACCCGGTGGAAGTTCAAGGAAATGTACACGTTCCGCGATCGCATGGTCGAAGAACTCGGCCTGGACCTGATCGTGCACGTGAACCCCGATGGCGTCGCGCAGGGCATCAACCCGCTGACCCACGGTAGCGCCAAGCACACTGACATCATGAAAACCGAAGGCCTCAAGCAGGCCCTCGACAAGTACGGTTTCGATGCCGCTTTCGGTGGTGCCCGTCGTGACGAAGAGAAGTCCCGTGCCAAAGAGCGCGTGTATTCCTTCCGCGATACGAAGCACCGCTGGGACCCGAAAAACCAGCGTCCCGAGTTGTGGAACGTCTACAATGGCAAGGTCAACAAGGGCGAATCGATCCGTGTTTTCCCGTTGTCGAACTGGACCGAATTGGACATCTGGCAGTACATCTACCTCGAAGGCATCCCGATTGTGCCGCTGTATTTCGCCGCCGAGCGCGACGTTATCGAGATGAATGGCACCTGGATCATGATCGACGACGAACGCCTGCTCAATCACCTGAGCGATGAAGACAAGGCGCGCATCGTCAAGAAGAAGGTCCGTTTCCGCACACTGGGCGACTACCCGCTGACCGGTGCGGTCGAGTCCGAGGCCACCAGCCTGACCGACATCATTCAGGAAATGCTCCTGACGCGAACTTCCGAACGCCAGGGCCGGGTCATCGATCACGATGGCGCAGGCTCGATGGAAGAAAAGAAACGTCAGGGTTATTTCTAA
- a CDS encoding Nif3-like dinuclear metal center hexameric protein, producing MAVALSTLVEEADRYLNSAKIADYCPNGLQVEGRPQVMRIVSGVTASQALLDAAVEASADLLLVHHGYFWKGENPCITGMKQRRLKTLLKHDISLLSYHLPLDLHPEVGNNVQLARQLDITVEGPLDPDNLKVVGLVGSLSEPVTARDFARRVQEVMGREPLLIEGSEMIRRVGWCTGGGQGYIDQAVLAGVDLYLSGEASEQTFHSARENDISFIAAGHHATERYGVQALGDYLARRFALEHIFIDCPNPI from the coding sequence ATGGCCGTCGCCCTGAGCACCCTGGTCGAAGAAGCCGACCGTTACCTTAACAGTGCAAAGATTGCCGATTACTGCCCCAACGGGTTGCAGGTCGAAGGCCGGCCGCAGGTCATGCGCATCGTCAGTGGCGTCACCGCCAGCCAGGCGTTGCTCGACGCCGCCGTGGAAGCCAGCGCCGACCTGTTGCTGGTGCATCACGGCTATTTCTGGAAAGGCGAGAATCCGTGCATCACCGGCATGAAGCAGCGTCGGTTGAAAACCCTGCTCAAGCACGATATCAGTCTATTGTCCTACCATCTGCCGCTGGATCTGCACCCGGAAGTCGGCAATAACGTTCAACTGGCACGTCAGCTCGATATCACCGTGGAAGGCCCATTGGACCCGGACAATCTCAAAGTTGTCGGCCTGGTCGGTTCATTGAGCGAGCCGGTGACGGCCCGCGATTTTGCCCGTCGCGTACAAGAAGTCATGGGCCGCGAGCCGTTGCTGATCGAAGGCAGCGAGATGATTCGCCGCGTTGGCTGGTGCACCGGTGGCGGTCAGGGTTACATCGATCAGGCCGTGCTGGCGGGCGTCGACTTGTACCTCAGCGGTGAGGCGTCCGAGCAGACCTTTCACAGCGCCCGGGAAAACGACATCAGCTTCATCGCCGCCGGCCATCACGCCACCGAGCGTTATGGCGTGCAGGCCCTGGGCGATTATCTGGCGCGGCGTTTTGCCCTTGAGCACATCTTCATCGATTGCCCGAACCCCATCTGA
- the hisC gene encoding histidinol-phosphate transaminase — MSKFWSPFVKNLVPYVPGEQPKLAKLVKLNTNENPYGPSPKALAAMQAELNDNLRLYPDPNSDLLKQAVAQYYGVQSNQVFLGNGSDEVLAHIFHGLLQHDQPLLFPDISYSFYPVYCGLYGIAFDAVPLDEQFQINPADYAKPNGGIIFPNPNAPTGCLLALDAVEQILKASPDSVVVVDEAYIDFGGETAISLVDRYPNLLVTQTLSKSRSLAGLRVGLAVGHPDLIEALERIKNSFNSYPLDRLAIVGAAAAFEDREHFDKTCRLVIESRDKVIGQLEAKGFEVLPSAANFIFARHPKHDAAGLAAKLREQGVIVRHFKQERIAQFLRISIGTPEQNQALIDGLGDL; from the coding sequence ATGAGTAAATTCTGGAGCCCGTTCGTCAAGAATCTGGTGCCTTATGTGCCGGGCGAGCAGCCGAAACTGGCGAAGCTGGTGAAGCTCAACACCAACGAAAACCCGTACGGTCCATCGCCAAAAGCCTTGGCGGCGATGCAGGCCGAACTGAATGACAACCTGCGTCTGTACCCGGACCCGAACAGCGACCTGCTCAAGCAAGCGGTCGCCCAGTACTACGGCGTGCAGAGCAATCAGGTGTTTCTCGGCAATGGTTCCGATGAAGTCCTGGCGCACATCTTTCACGGTTTGCTGCAGCACGATCAGCCGCTGCTGTTCCCGGACATCAGCTACAGCTTCTATCCGGTTTACTGCGGGTTGTACGGCATCGCCTTCGACGCGGTGCCGCTGGACGAGCAGTTCCAGATCAACCCGGCGGACTATGCCAAGCCGAACGGCGGGATCATCTTCCCTAACCCGAACGCACCGACTGGCTGCCTGTTGGCGCTGGATGCCGTGGAGCAAATCCTCAAGGCCAGCCCGGATTCAGTGGTTGTGGTGGATGAGGCTTACATCGATTTCGGCGGTGAGACGGCGATCAGCCTGGTGGATCGTTATCCGAACCTGCTGGTGACCCAGACCCTGTCCAAGTCCCGCTCGCTGGCCGGTCTGCGGGTGGGTCTGGCGGTAGGGCATCCGGACCTGATCGAGGCGCTGGAGCGGATCAAGAACAGCTTCAACTCCTATCCGCTGGATCGTCTGGCGATTGTGGGAGCTGCGGCGGCGTTCGAGGATCGTGAGCACTTCGACAAGACGTGCCGGTTGGTGATTGAGAGTCGCGATAAGGTGATCGGGCAGCTGGAAGCGAAGGGCTTTGAAGTGTTGCCGTCGGCGGCGAACTTCATCTTCGCCCGTCATCCGAAACACGATGCGGCTGGGTTGGCTGCAAAGTTGCGCGAGCAGGGTGTGATCGTTCGGCACTTCAAGCAGGAACGGATTGCCCAGTTCCTGCGGATCTCGATTGGCACGCCGGAGCAGAATCAGGCGTTGATCGACGGCCTCGGCGACCTCTGA
- the hisD gene encoding histidinol dehydrogenase, whose protein sequence is MTAPTAIRRLNAADPDFAHHLDHLLSWESVSDDSVNQRVLDIIKAVRERGDAALVEFTQKFDGLQVASMADLILPRERLELALTRITVPQREALEKAASRVRSYHEKQKQDSWSYTEADGTVLGQKVTPLDRAGLYVPGGKASYPSSVLMNAIPAKVAGVTEVVMVVPTPRGEINELVLAAACIAGVDRVFTIGGAQAVAALAYGTESVPKVDKVVGPGNIYVATAKRHVFGQVGIDMIAGPSEILVVCDGQTDPDWIAMDLFSQAEHDEDAQAILVSPDAEFLDKVAASIAKLLPTMERAEIIETSINGRGALIKVRDMDQAIEVANRIAPEHLELSVADPQAWLTKIRHAGAIFMGRHTSEALGDYCAGPNHVLPTSGTARFSSPLGVYDFQKRSSIIFCSEQGASELGKTASVLARGESLTAHARSAEYRILDEDSSQGQGN, encoded by the coding sequence ATGACCGCACCGACTGCAATTCGCCGACTCAACGCTGCTGACCCGGATTTCGCACATCATCTGGATCATCTGCTGAGCTGGGAAAGTGTGTCTGACGACTCGGTCAATCAGCGGGTGCTGGATATCATCAAGGCCGTGCGCGAGCGTGGCGATGCGGCGCTGGTGGAATTCACCCAGAAGTTCGACGGCCTGCAGGTCGCGTCCATGGCGGACCTGATCCTGCCTCGCGAACGCCTGGAACTGGCCCTGACCCGAATCACCGTGCCGCAGCGTGAAGCGCTGGAAAAAGCCGCGTCCCGAGTACGCAGCTACCACGAGAAACAGAAACAGGATTCCTGGAGCTACACCGAAGCCGACGGCACCGTGCTGGGTCAGAAGGTCACGCCGCTGGATCGCGCCGGTCTGTACGTACCGGGCGGCAAGGCGTCTTATCCGTCCTCGGTACTGATGAACGCGATTCCGGCCAAGGTGGCCGGTGTGACCGAAGTGGTCATGGTGGTGCCGACGCCTCGTGGCGAAATCAACGAACTGGTGCTGGCCGCAGCCTGCATCGCCGGCGTCGACCGCGTGTTCACCATCGGCGGCGCTCAAGCGGTCGCCGCGCTGGCTTACGGCACCGAAAGCGTGCCGAAGGTCGACAAAGTGGTCGGTCCGGGCAACATCTACGTCGCCACCGCCAAGCGCCACGTGTTCGGCCAGGTCGGCATCGACATGATCGCCGGCCCATCCGAAATCCTCGTGGTATGCGACGGCCAGACTGATCCGGACTGGATCGCCATGGACCTGTTCTCCCAAGCCGAGCACGACGAAGACGCCCAGGCGATTCTGGTCAGCCCGGACGCCGAGTTCCTCGACAAGGTCGCCGCCAGCATCGCCAAACTGCTGCCGACCATGGAGCGCGCCGAGATCATCGAAACGTCGATCAATGGCCGTGGCGCGCTGATCAAGGTCCGCGACATGGACCAAGCCATCGAAGTGGCCAACCGCATTGCACCGGAACACCTTGAGTTGTCCGTTGCTGATCCGCAGGCCTGGCTGACGAAGATTCGCCACGCTGGCGCGATCTTCATGGGCCGTCACACCTCCGAAGCCTTGGGCGACTACTGCGCAGGTCCCAACCACGTGTTGCCAACCTCCGGCACCGCGCGTTTCTCCTCGCCGCTGGGTGTGTACGACTTCCAGAAGCGTTCGTCGATCATCTTCTGCTCCGAGCAGGGTGCGTCGGAACTGGGCAAAACCGCTTCCGTGCTGGCCCGTGGCGAGTCGCTGACCGCCCACGCGCGGAGCGCCGAATACCGCATCCTTGACGAAGACTCTTCACAAGGGCAGGGGAACTGA
- the algW gene encoding Do family serine endopeptidase AlgW: MLKALRFSGWPLLAGVLIALLIIQRYPQWVGLPSLDVNMQQAPQTTTMQQGPVSYADAVTTAAPSVVNLYTTKVINKPNHPLFEDPQFRRFFGDNSPKQKRMESSLGSGVIMSPEGYLLTNNHVTTGADQIVVALKDGRETLARVIGSDPETDLAVLKIDLKNLPSITVGRSDNIRIGDVALAIGNPFGVGQTVTMGIISATGRNQLGLNNYEDFIQTDAAINPGNSGGALVDANGNLTGINTAIFSKSGGSQGIGFAIPVKLAMEVMKSIIEHGQVIRGWLGIEVQPLSQELAESFGLSGRPGIVVAGIFRDGPAQKAGLQLGDVILSIDGEPAGDGRRSMNQVARIKPTDKVTIQVMRNGKELKLTAEIGLRPPPAPVKEKEEE; encoded by the coding sequence ATGCTCAAGGCGCTGCGTTTTTCCGGCTGGCCGCTGTTGGCCGGCGTGCTTATTGCTCTGTTAATCATCCAGCGTTACCCGCAGTGGGTCGGGCTCCCAAGCCTTGACGTCAACATGCAGCAAGCCCCGCAAACCACCACTATGCAACAGGGTCCGGTGTCCTATGCCGACGCAGTGACCACGGCCGCGCCGTCGGTGGTCAACCTGTACACCACCAAAGTCATCAACAAACCGAACCATCCGCTGTTCGAGGATCCGCAGTTCCGCCGCTTCTTCGGCGACAACTCGCCCAAACAGAAACGCATGGAGTCGAGCCTCGGCTCCGGCGTGATCATGAGCCCGGAAGGTTACCTGTTGACCAACAACCACGTGACCACTGGCGCCGACCAGATCGTGGTGGCGCTCAAGGACGGTCGTGAAACCCTGGCCCGAGTGATCGGCAGCGACCCGGAAACCGACCTCGCGGTCCTGAAGATCGACTTGAAGAATCTTCCATCGATCACCGTCGGGCGTTCCGACAACATCCGCATCGGCGACGTAGCCCTCGCTATCGGCAACCCGTTCGGCGTCGGCCAGACCGTGACCATGGGCATCATCAGCGCCACCGGGCGCAATCAGCTGGGCTTGAACAACTACGAAGACTTCATTCAGACCGATGCTGCGATCAACCCCGGCAACTCCGGCGGTGCGCTGGTGGATGCCAACGGCAACCTGACCGGCATCAACACGGCGATCTTCTCCAAGTCCGGCGGTTCGCAGGGCATCGGTTTCGCAATCCCGGTGAAACTGGCCATGGAAGTGATGAAGTCGATTATCGAACACGGCCAGGTAATTCGCGGCTGGCTCGGTATCGAAGTGCAGCCGTTGAGCCAGGAACTGGCGGAATCGTTTGGCCTGTCGGGGCGCCCGGGCATTGTGGTCGCGGGTATTTTCCGTGACGGTCCGGCGCAGAAGGCCGGCCTGCAACTGGGTGACGTGATTCTCAGCATCGACGGCGAACCGGCCGGCGATGGTCGTCGTTCGATGAACCAGGTCGCGCGGATCAAACCGACCGACAAGGTCACGATCCAGGTGATGCGCAACGGCAAAGAGCTCAAGCTGACCGCCGAGATCGGTTTGCGCCCGCCGCCGGCGCCAGTCAAAGAGAAAGAAGAAGAGTAA
- the hisG gene encoding ATP phosphoribosyltransferase, whose protein sequence is MLTIALSKGRILDDTLPLLAEAGIVPTENPDKSRKLIIPTTQADVRLLIVRATDVPTYVEHGAADLGVAGKDVLMEYGGQGLYEPLDLRIALCKLMTAGRVGDVEPKGRLRVATKFVNVAKRYYAEQGRQVDIIKLYGSMELAPLIGLADKIIDVVDTGNTLRANGLEPQDFIADISSRLIVNKASMKMQHARIQALIDTLRKAVESRHRG, encoded by the coding sequence ATGTTGACCATCGCACTGTCCAAGGGCCGCATCCTTGACGACACCCTGCCGCTTCTGGCTGAAGCGGGCATCGTGCCGACCGAGAATCCGGACAAGAGCCGCAAGCTGATCATCCCCACGACTCAGGCCGATGTACGTCTGCTGATCGTGCGCGCCACCGATGTGCCGACTTACGTCGAACATGGTGCCGCTGACCTGGGCGTCGCCGGTAAAGATGTGCTGATGGAATACGGCGGCCAGGGTTTGTACGAGCCATTGGACCTGAGAATTGCCCTCTGCAAGCTGATGACCGCCGGCCGTGTCGGCGATGTCGAGCCCAAGGGCCGCCTGCGTGTGGCGACCAAATTCGTCAACGTTGCCAAGCGCTACTACGCCGAACAGGGCCGTCAGGTCGACATCATCAAGCTCTATGGCTCGATGGAACTGGCGCCGCTGATCGGTCTGGCAGACAAGATCATCGACGTGGTCGATACCGGCAACACCCTGCGCGCCAATGGTCTGGAACCCCAGGATTTCATTGCCGACATCAGCTCCCGGCTGATCGTGAACAAGGCTTCGATGAAAATGCAGCACGCCCGTATCCAGGCGTTGATCGACACCCTGCGCAAGGCAGTGGAGTCTCGACACCGCGGCTGA
- the cysN gene encoding sulfate adenylyltransferase subunit CysN, protein MSHASDLISEDILAYLGQHERKEMLRFLTCGNVDDGKSTLIGRLLHDSKMIYEDHLEAITRDSKKVGTTGDDIDLALLVDGLQAEREQGITIDVAYRYFSTAKRKFIIADTPGHEQYTRNMATGASTCDLAIILVDARYGVQTQTRRHSFIASLLGIKHIVVAINKMDLNGFDETVFESIKADYLKFAEGIAFKPTTMAFVPMSALKGDNVVNKSERSPWYTGQSLMEILETVEIANDRNYTDLRFPVQYVNRPNLNFRGFAGTLASGVVHKGDEVVVLPSGKSSRVKSIVTFEGELEHAGPGQAVTLTMEDEIDISRGDLLVHADNLPQVTDAFDAMLVWMAEEPMLPGKKYDIKRATSYVPGSITSIVNRVDVNTLEEGPASSLQLNEIGRVKVSLDAAIALDGYASNRTTGSFIVIDRLTNGTVAAGMIIAQPLSHGSSTHHGKLAHVATEERVQRFGQQPATVLFSGLSGAGKSTLAYAVERKLFDMGRAVFVLDGQNLRHDLNKGLPQDRAGRTENWRRAAHVARQFNEAGLLTLAAFVAPSAEGREQARELIGKERLLTVYVQASPTVCAERDPQGLYAAAGDNIPGDSFPYDVPLDADLVVDTQSLSLEESVKQVLDLLRKRGAI, encoded by the coding sequence ATGTCGCACGCATCTGATTTGATCAGCGAGGACATCCTCGCCTACCTGGGCCAGCACGAACGCAAGGAAATGCTGCGCTTTCTGACCTGTGGCAACGTCGACGACGGCAAGAGCACCCTGATCGGGCGCCTGCTGCACGACTCCAAAATGATCTACGAAGATCACCTGGAAGCCATTACCCGCGACTCGAAAAAAGTCGGCACCACTGGCGATGACATCGACCTGGCATTGCTGGTCGACGGCCTGCAGGCCGAGCGTGAGCAGGGCATCACCATCGATGTCGCTTACCGTTATTTCTCCACCGCCAAACGCAAATTCATCATTGCCGATACCCCGGGCCATGAGCAGTACACCCGCAACATGGCCACCGGTGCGTCCACCTGTGACCTGGCGATCATCCTGGTCGACGCCCGTTACGGCGTGCAGACCCAGACCCGTCGCCACAGCTTCATTGCCTCGTTGCTCGGCATCAAACACATCGTTGTCGCCATCAACAAGATGGACCTCAATGGCTTCGACGAAACAGTCTTCGAGTCGATCAAGGCCGATTACCTGAAGTTCGCCGAAGGCATCGCCTTCAAGCCGACCACCATGGCCTTCGTGCCGATGTCGGCGCTGAAAGGCGACAATGTGGTGAACAAGTCCGAGCGCTCGCCGTGGTACACCGGCCAGTCGCTGATGGAAATTCTCGAGACCGTCGAGATTGCCAACGACCGCAACTACACCGACCTGCGTTTCCCGGTGCAGTACGTCAACCGTCCGAACCTGAACTTCCGTGGTTTCGCCGGCACCCTGGCCAGCGGCGTCGTGCACAAGGGCGACGAAGTCGTTGTGCTGCCGTCGGGCAAGAGCAGCCGCGTGAAATCCATCGTCACCTTCGAAGGTGAGCTGGAGCACGCAGGACCGGGTCAGGCGGTGACGCTGACCATGGAAGACGAGATCGACATCTCCCGCGGCGACTTGCTGGTGCACGCCGACAACCTGCCGCAAGTGACTGACGCCTTCGACGCCATGCTGGTGTGGATGGCCGAAGAACCGATGCTGCCGGGCAAGAAATACGACATCAAGCGCGCCACGTCTTATGTGCCGGGTTCGATTACCAGCATCGTCAACCGCGTTGATGTGAACACTCTGGAAGAAGGGCCGGCCAGCTCGTTGCAGCTGAACGAGATCGGTCGGGTCAAGGTCAGCCTCGACGCCGCCATCGCACTGGACGGTTACGCGAGCAACCGCACCACCGGTTCGTTCATCGTCATCGATCGTTTGACCAATGGCACCGTCGCGGCCGGCATGATCATCGCTCAGCCGTTGAGCCATGGCAGCAGCACTCACCACGGCAAGCTTGCCCATGTAGCCACCGAAGAACGCGTGCAGCGCTTCGGCCAGCAACCGGCCACCGTGTTGTTCAGCGGCTTGTCGGGCGCCGGCAAAAGCACCCTGGCCTACGCGGTTGAACGCAAGCTGTTCGACATGGGCCGTGCGGTGTTTGTACTCGATGGTCAGAACCTGCGTCACGACCTGAACAAAGGTCTGCCACAGGATCGCGCCGGGCGTACCGAGAACTGGCGTCGTGCGGCGCACGTTGCGCGTCAGTTCAACGAAGCCGGGTTGCTGACGCTGGCAGCGTTTGTTGCGCCGAGTGCCGAAGGTCGTGAGCAGGCCAGGGAACTGATCGGCAAGGAACGTCTGCTGACGGTCTACGTCCAGGCCTCTCCGACGGTCTGTGCCGAGCGTGACCCACAAGGCCTGTACGCGGCGGCCGGGGACAACATCCCGGGTGATTCCTTCCCGTACGACGTGCCGCTGGACGCCGACCTCGTGGTCGATACCCAGTCGCTGTCGCTGGAAGAAAGCGTCAAGCAAGTGCTGGATCTGCTGCGCAAGCGTGGCGCGATCTAA